One genomic window of Gossypium hirsutum isolate 1008001.06 chromosome D11, Gossypium_hirsutum_v2.1, whole genome shotgun sequence includes the following:
- the LOC107912255 gene encoding pleiotropic drug resistance protein 3 has translation MGHELGKHGMMEELAETGRNLGSSFRHLSSSFRSTTSDLAVSSFRQNNDDEMELQWAAIQRLPSFKRLRTSLFDHKLLNETTKEEEEIKVDRKRKVIDVTELGALERRVFIEKLITKIEDDNLRLLKKLKERIDRVGLEFPTIEVRFQNLSVEADCEVVQGKPIPTLWNTITSVFSALTTVRRCKSQSYKIKVLKDISGIIKPSRMTLLLGPPGCGKTTLLRALSGKLNPSLKVTGEISYNGYKFTEFVPQNTSAYISQYDLHISEMTVRETLDFSARCQGIGGRADMLKEISRREKQSGIVPEPDIDTYMKAISIEGLKGTLQTDYILKILGLDICADTIVGDAMNRGISGGEKRRLTTGEMIIGPNKALFMDEISTGLDSSTTFQIVTCLQQLTHITEATILVSLLQPPPETFDLFDDIILMAEGKIVYQGPRNYVQEFFEHCGFRCPERKGVADFLQEVLSEKDQAQYWYRKDQPYSFVSVDNFIVAFNKFHTVQKLNEELCTPFHKCESHKSALSFNIYSLGKWELLKTCMAREWLLIKRNSFVYVSKTLQLVVIALITMTIFIRTRMKLDLVHASYYLGSLFYALIRLMTTGVAELALTVSRLSVFYKQRDCYLYPAWAYSIPAAILKIPFSFIDAFLWTALTYYVIGYSPEPERFFRQLFLLFLIHQMAISLFRFIASVIRDPPFAANFGLFTIMVIFLFSGFIIPQPLLPSWLKWGFWLSPLACSEIGIAVNEFLAPRWQQVSSSSATLGQQVLEKRGLNFSGYYYWISVAALIGFWIIFNIGFTFALSLLKPPGSSRAIISHERFSYLKAKEDLSDTTEEKELPNADSLKAPAETKVKGMVLPFKPISISFEDVQYFVDTPKKLREQVCPQKRLQLLQDITGAFRPGILTALMGVSGAGKTTLMDVLSGRKTGGYIEGEIRIGGYPKVQETYARISAYCEQTDIHSPMITVEESVMYSAWLRLPTEINKHQRLEFVAEVLQMIELDEIKDALVGIPHASGISPEQRKRLTIAVELVSNPSIIFMDEPTSGLDARAAAIVMRVVKNIVYTKRTIVCTIHQPSIDIFEAFDELILMKRGGQMVYSGELGQHSSRLIEYFEGIPGVPKIKENHNPATWMLEVTSTSVEAQLGIDFALIYKESHLYKRNKEIVKSQSLPAQGSEKLQFSTPFPQNGWEQLKACLWKQHLSYWRTPKYNLARLAFTISSSSFYGALLWQKGQNLHDEQDFFNIIGSTYVFIIFTGTSNCSSVLPFISTQRTIVYRERFARMYSSWAYSVAQVIIEIPYIFLEAVLFLTITYPAVNFYGSAYKVFWYFYTVFCTLLYYKYLGMMLVSLTPTYQVATIYASLFYTLLSLFSGYLMPGPKFPKWWVWGYWISPSSWSLKSLLTSQYGDIKEEIVVFGEKKALNSFLDSQYGYKYQDLPIIAIVLLAFPLVFASVFAYGIAKLNYQRR, from the exons ATGGGGCATGAACTAGGGAAGCATGGCATGATGGAAGAGCTGGCTGAGACAGGGAGAAACCTCGGGTCATCTTTTCGCCACTTATCTTCAAGCTTCAGGAGTACTACCTCGGACCTCGCTGTGTCCTCCTTCAGACAAAATAATGACGACGAGATGGAGTTGCAGTGGGCTGCAATTCAGAGACTGCCCAGTTTTAAGCGCTTAAGAACCTCGTTGTTTGATCACAAGCTTTTAAATGAAACTaccaaagaagaagaggaaatcAAAGTTGACAGGAAGAGGAAAGTGATCGATGTTACAGAGCTTGGAGCATTGGAACGCCGCGTTTTCATCGAGAAACTCATTACCAAAATTGAGGACGATAATCTCCGACTGTTAAAGAAACTGAAAGAAAGAATAGACAG AGTGGGGCTGGAATTTCCAACTATTGAGGTGAGATTCCAGAATTTGTCAGTGGAAGCAGATTGTGAAGTAGTTCAAGGAAAGCCCATTCCCACACTTTGGAACACCATCACCAGTGTATTCTCT GCTTTAACAACAGTTAGAAGATGCAAGTCTCAATCGTACAAGATAAAAGTTCTCAAAGATATCAGTGGCATCATCAAGCCCTCAAG GATGACTCTATTGCTTGGCCCTCCGGGCTGCGGAAAGACCACTTTGTTACGGGCGCTTTCAGGGAAGCTTAATCCATCTCTCAAG GTCACAGGGGAAATATCCTACAATGGTTACAAGTTCACAGAGTTTGTGCCTCAGAATACATCAGCTTACATAAGTCAATATGACCTACACATTTCTGAAATGACTGTAAGAGAAACACTTGACTTCTCAGCTCGTTGCCAGGGCATTGGAGGCCGAGCAG atatgttaaaagaaattagTAGAAGGGAGAAGCAATCTGGCATTGTCCCGGAACCAGATATAGACACATACATGAAG GCAATCTCTATTGAAGGACTAAAAGGAACTCTCCAGACAGACTATATATTGAAG ATTCTTGGACTGGACATTTGTGCTGATACTATAGTGGGAGATGCAATGAACAGAGGAATCTCAGGTGGTGAAAAGAGAAGGCTGACAACAG GGGAAATGATAATTGGTCCAAATAAAGCTCTCTTTATGGATGAAATATCAACTGGCTTAGACAGCTCCACTACCTTCCAAATAGTTACCTGTCTACAGCAACTAACCCACATAACAGAGGCAACAATTCTAGTATCGCTTCTTCAACCACCACCAGAGACTTTTGATCTCTTTGACGATATTATTCTAATGGCAGAAGGAAAGATTGTATACCAGGGACCACGCAATTATGTTCAAGAGTTCTTTGAACATTGCGGTTTTAGGTGCCCTGAACGCAAAGGGGTTGCTGACTTCCTCCAAGAA gtGCTTTCTGAAAAGGACCAAGCACAGTACTGGTATCGTAAAGACCAACCTTATAGTTTTGTTTCTGTGGACAACTTCATAGTTGCATTCAATAAGTTTCACACAGTCCAGAAGCTAAATGAAGAACTGTGCACACCTTTCCATAAATGTGAGAGTCATAAAAGTGCCTTGTCATTCAACATATATTCATTGGGAAAATGGGAATTACTCAAAACATGTATGGCAAGAGAGTGGCTTCTCATTAAGAGAAACTCATTTGTTTATGTCTCTAAAACATTACAG CTTGTAGTTATTGCACTGATAACGATGACCATCTTTATTCGCACTCGGATGAAGCTTGACCTTGTCCATGCAAGCTATTACCTGGGTTCCCTGTTTTATGCTCTCATAAGACTTATGACGACCGGAGTTGCTGAGTTGGCATTAACTGTTTCCCGACTTTCAGTATTCTATAAGCAAAGAGATTGCTACTTATACCCAGCATGGGCTTATTCCATTCCAGCTGCTATTCTAAAGATTCCATTTTCATTTATAGATGCTTTTTTGTGGACAGCTCTAACATACTATGTGATTGGTTACAGTCCTGAACCGGAAAG GTTCTTCCGCCAGCTCTTCCTCCTTTTCCttattcatcaaatggcaatatcACTATTCCGTTTCATTGCTTCAGTTATTAGAGATCCACCTTTTGCAGCAAATTTTGGTCTTTTTACAATAATGGTGATATTTTTATTCAGTGGCTTCATAATTCCACAAC CTTTACTACCTTCTTGGCTCAAATGGGGCTTTTGGCTTTCACCACTTGCATGTTCTGAAATAGGTATCGCAGTAAATGAATTTCTAGCACCGAGGTGGCAACAG GTTTCATCTTCAAGTGCCACCTTAGGACAGCAAGTTCTAGAAAAACGTGGGTTAAACTTCAGTGGCTACTACTACTGGATATCAGTAGCAGCATTGATAggattttggattatttttaacATTGGATTCACCTTCGCTTTGAGCCTTTTAAAGC CTCCAGGGAGTTCTCGGGCTATTATTTCTCATGAAAGATTTTCTTACCTAAAGGCAAAAGAGGATTTGAGTGATACAACTGAGGAAAAAGAATTGCCTAATGCCGACTCTCTAAAAGCTCCAGCTGAAACAAAAGTTAAGG GTATGGTTTTACCTTTTAAGCCCATATCGATATCGTTCGAGGATGTGCAATACTTTGTTGATACTCCTAAG AAACTGAGAGAGCAAGTGTGTCCTCAAAAAAGACTACAGCTACTTCAAGATATTACCGGTGCATTTAGACCAGGAATTCTCACAGCTTTGATGGGTGTTAGTGGAGCTGGGAAAACAACACTAATGGATGTCCTTTCAGGAAGAAAAACTGGCGGTTATATTGAAGGAGAGATAAGAATTGGAGGGTACCCCAAAGTCCAAGAAACATATGCTAGAATATCAGCTTACTGTGAGCAAACTGACATCCATTCTCCAATGATTACAGTAGAGGAATCAGTGATGTACTCAGCTTGGTTGCGTCTACCAACTGAGATTAATAAGCATCAAAGATTG GAATTTGTAGCAGAGGTTCTTCAAATGATTGAGTTGGATGAAATCAAAGACGCTTTAGTTGGCATCCCCCATGCAAGTGGAATATCACCAGAGCAGCGTAAACGGCTAACCATAGCAGTAGAACTTGTTTCTAATCCATCCATAATATTTATGGATGAGCCTACTTCGGGTTTAGATGCCAGAGCAGCTGCAATTGTCATGCGAGTTGTGAAGAATATTGTTTACACAAAGAGGACAATTGTATGCACCATCCATCAGCCAAGTATTGACATATTCGAAGCATTTGATGAG CTTATTTTGATGAAAAGAGGAGGACAAATGGTATATTCCGGAGAACTGGGTCAGCATTCTAGTAGGCTTATCGAATACTTTGAG GGTATACCTGGAGTaccaaaaattaaagaaaaccaTAACCCAGCAACATGGATGTTAGAAGTCACTAGTACTTCTGTGGAGGCTCAACTTGGAATAGACTTTGCCCTTATCTACAAAGAATCCCATCTCTACAA gagaaacaaagaaatagttAAAAgccaaagccttccagcacaGGGTTCGGAGAAACTACAGTTTTCTACACCCTTTCCGCAAAATGGATGGGAGCAATTAAAAGCATGCCTTTGGAAACAACACTTGTCCTATTGGAGAACTCCCAAATACAACTTGGCACGCTTGGCTTTTACTATTTCATCTTCTTCGTTTTATGGAGCCTTACTCTGGCAGAAAGGACAGAACCT ACATGATGAGCAGGATTTTTTCAACATAATCGGATCAACATATGTTTTCATCATATTCACTGGAACAAGCAATTGTTCATCTGTTCTTCCATTCATATCTACTCAGCGTACAATAGTCTACCGTGAAAGGTTTGCCAGAATGTACTCTTCATGGGCATATTCAGTTGCACAG GTGATTATTGAGATTCCTTATATCTTTCTTGAAGCAGTATTATTCCTGACAATCACTTATCCAGCTGTAAACTTCTATGGATCCGCTTACAAAGTATTTTGGTACTTCTACACCGTATTTTGTACGCTGCTCTATTACAAATATTTAGGCATGATGTTGGTTTCTTTGACTCCAACTTACCAAGTAGCTACAATATATGCAAGCCTCTTTTACACTTTGTTAAGCTTGTTCTCGGGGTACCTCATGCCAGGACCG AAATTTCCTAAATGGTGGGTTTGGGGATACTGGATTTCCCCAAGTTCGTGGTCCCTGAAAAGTCTCCTCACTTCACAATATGGAGATATAAAGGAAGAAATTGTAGTATTTGGAGAGAAAAAAGCACTCAACTCCTTCTTGGACAGTCAGTATGGCTATAAATATCAAGATTTACCCATAATAGCCATTGTACTTCTTGCTTTTCCACTTGTCTTTGCATCTGTTTTTGCATATGGTATAGCTAAACTAAACTATCAAAGGAGATAA